In one Chitinophaga sancti genomic region, the following are encoded:
- a CDS encoding Hsp20/alpha crystallin family protein produces the protein MSIIKRNHTFPSVFDDFFSRELINWGNNNFSASNTTVPSVNIRESAGEFEVEVAAPGMDKKDFNITLDGTMLTISSEKQQREEKKEENYTRREFSYQSFKRSFQLPKDVVDAEKINARYENGLLHLTIPKKEEAKKQGPRMIEIV, from the coding sequence ATGTCTATCATTAAAAGAAATCACACATTCCCTTCAGTATTTGATGATTTTTTCAGCAGGGAATTAATTAACTGGGGTAATAACAATTTTTCAGCAAGTAATACCACAGTTCCTTCCGTGAATATTAGGGAGTCTGCCGGCGAATTTGAAGTTGAGGTGGCGGCGCCAGGAATGGATAAGAAAGATTTTAATATTACGCTGGATGGTACTATGCTGACTATTTCTTCAGAAAAGCAGCAGCGTGAAGAAAAGAAAGAAGAGAATTATACGCGTAGGGAGTTTAGTTATCAGTCATTCAAGCGGAGTTTTCAGTTGCCCAAAGATGTGGTAGATGCGGAAAAGATTAATGCGAGGTATGAGAATGGGTTGTTGCACCTGACAATTCCTAAAAAAGAGGAGGCGAAGAAACAGGGGCCAAGAATGATTGAGATAGTTTAA
- a CDS encoding IS3 family transposase, whose product MALVNKEDNELSIVRQCQLLEVSRSSHYHEPKGESKLNLELMEQIDRMHLEHPYFGAERMAKHLSTPELHVNVKRIRRLMRKMDISAIYPAPNTSEACKWHKTYPYLLRNLKIDRNNMVWSMDITYIPMPKGFMYLCAIIDWNSRYLLSWTLSNTMTVEFCLEALEKAISIYGAPEILNTDQGSQFTSEDFTTAVLGAEIRLSMDGVGRATDNIAIERFWRSIKYENIYLNAYDSTLDLYKGIHRYVEFYNWERKHQGLEYKTPAEIYGAADKLSTYPQISTKRKKEPKKEKVYNSSNRFDSLINNSPIAV is encoded by the coding sequence ATGGCTTTAGTAAATAAGGAGGACAATGAGCTCAGTATTGTACGTCAGTGTCAATTGCTGGAAGTATCTCGTAGCAGCCATTACCATGAGCCCAAAGGAGAAAGCAAATTAAACCTGGAGCTGATGGAGCAGATAGACCGTATGCATTTGGAACATCCCTATTTTGGGGCAGAGCGCATGGCAAAACATCTGAGTACACCAGAGCTACATGTTAATGTGAAGCGGATAAGGCGATTGATGCGGAAAATGGATATTTCGGCCATATATCCCGCCCCTAATACAAGTGAGGCATGTAAGTGGCACAAAACATATCCATACCTGCTTCGGAACCTGAAAATAGACCGGAATAATATGGTTTGGAGTATGGATATAACTTATATTCCAATGCCGAAGGGTTTTATGTACCTGTGTGCGATTATAGACTGGAATAGCCGCTATCTGTTATCCTGGACACTCAGCAATACCATGACAGTGGAATTTTGTCTGGAAGCGCTTGAAAAGGCCATTTCTATTTATGGAGCACCAGAGATCTTAAATACGGATCAGGGCAGCCAGTTTACCAGTGAAGACTTTACAACAGCTGTATTAGGTGCTGAAATTCGCCTAAGCATGGATGGAGTAGGACGAGCCACTGACAATATCGCAATCGAAAGATTTTGGCGTAGCATCAAGTATGAGAATATCTATCTCAATGCTTATGATAGTACATTGGATTTATACAAGGGAATTCACAGGTATGTGGAATTCTACAACTGGGAACGAAAACATCAAGGCCTGGAATATAAGACTCCTGCTGAGATTTATGGAGCAGCTGATAAGTTATCCACATATCCACAGATATCAACAAAGAGAAAAAAAGAACCAAAAAAAGAGAAAGTTTATAATAGTAGTAATAGATTTGATTCTTTAATTAATAATTCACCTATTGCTGTCTAA
- a CDS encoding 2OG-Fe(II) oxygenase, producing the protein MANFGKQMLNILGEIKGTGSFVSSGVQPFLFPGLQIRGMDEIGFPINATQIKALIKIAHQAPFGKGSKTVLDKAVRSAWEIDANQIKFVNKKWGEFVDGILKQIKPSMGLEGLSVSANLYKLLIYQKGDFFLPHKDSEKEPGMFGTLIIGLPSSHTGGELVVKFDGCSEVIDFSDPVNKYQIPFAAFYADCEHEIRPITSGYRVCLVYNLVQVKADRKIQPQQLNDQVKQLAELLKASEEDQDIPKIVLLGHQYTPSNFTMNALKLNDRHKAEALIRAAELAEFYIKPGLVTSYQVGELTEDDTKQSSSGRNYRKRNRYYEEYDDENLTGNGIIGEVYDEYVCIEHWMKGGIPPLRNIQFDEMDLISAITLNEGEPIEKAAEGYTGNAGMEMQYWYHYGAIFLWPRKYHYDMVIDLDAENKLEWIDYYNRHWKTLTKVDIALTKKLVEAGMSVKHLKEKADYSPLADWLMNLNDEKYLLNKGSQFLTDHFVRIAVDKWIKLVKHYPIDQFENIFLTAGNKKEVSVIRHLLGIFNDLLEDSSSSARAFVEQQASCIPGYLENLKLTAENEKKGIREILRYLLQIDGKKVIREKNWHKKITAALTQKLTREYVNDILIAEILGADNKSNLAEQLLSVCISDLQRRVLDKPKPPISWSRPVPKKAGIYGDVWDILADFLKSATVQIFNYQAILEKRKEMEYAIGDVVIDIEMETIRRGSPHTLRLTKTQYAYERELAKWKEDVEILEKIK; encoded by the coding sequence ATGGCAAACTTTGGGAAACAGATGCTGAACATTTTGGGAGAGATTAAAGGAACGGGCTCCTTTGTAAGTAGTGGAGTTCAGCCTTTCCTCTTCCCTGGTTTACAGATCCGGGGCATGGATGAAATCGGGTTTCCTATCAATGCTACCCAAATTAAAGCGCTGATCAAAATAGCACACCAGGCACCATTCGGTAAGGGGAGCAAAACAGTGCTCGACAAAGCCGTGAGGAGTGCGTGGGAAATTGATGCTAACCAGATAAAATTTGTTAATAAAAAATGGGGGGAATTTGTAGACGGTATTTTGAAGCAAATCAAGCCTTCTATGGGGCTTGAAGGGCTTTCGGTTTCTGCAAATCTGTACAAGTTGCTGATATATCAGAAAGGGGACTTCTTTCTACCTCATAAAGATTCTGAGAAGGAGCCGGGAATGTTCGGTACGCTTATTATAGGTTTACCTTCCAGCCATACAGGGGGAGAGTTAGTTGTAAAATTTGACGGATGCAGTGAGGTTATTGATTTTTCTGACCCGGTCAACAAGTATCAAATTCCATTTGCGGCCTTTTATGCTGATTGTGAGCATGAGATCAGGCCCATTACATCCGGTTACCGGGTTTGCCTGGTATATAACCTGGTTCAGGTTAAGGCAGATAGGAAAATTCAGCCACAACAGCTGAACGATCAGGTAAAGCAACTCGCCGAACTTTTGAAGGCCAGTGAAGAAGACCAGGATATTCCCAAAATTGTGCTATTGGGGCATCAATATACCCCTTCCAATTTCACTATGAATGCCTTGAAATTAAACGACAGACATAAGGCAGAGGCACTTATCAGGGCAGCGGAGTTAGCAGAATTTTATATAAAACCGGGTTTGGTTACGTCCTATCAAGTGGGTGAGCTAACGGAAGATGATACTAAACAATCGTCTTCAGGTCGTAACTATAGGAAACGGAATCGTTATTATGAGGAGTATGACGATGAGAATTTAACAGGAAATGGAATAATAGGGGAGGTGTATGATGAATATGTTTGCATCGAGCATTGGATGAAGGGAGGTATACCGCCATTGCGAAATATTCAGTTCGATGAGATGGACCTTATATCAGCCATAACCCTTAATGAGGGAGAGCCCATAGAAAAGGCTGCCGAAGGCTATACTGGCAATGCAGGTATGGAAATGCAATATTGGTATCACTATGGCGCTATTTTCCTGTGGCCTCGAAAGTACCATTATGACATGGTGATAGATCTTGATGCTGAAAATAAGCTGGAATGGATAGACTATTATAACCGGCACTGGAAAACCCTCACAAAGGTAGATATCGCCCTCACAAAAAAACTGGTAGAAGCAGGGATGTCTGTAAAGCACCTGAAAGAGAAAGCTGATTATAGTCCATTGGCAGATTGGCTGATGAACCTGAATGATGAGAAGTATCTATTGAATAAAGGTTCGCAATTTTTGACGGATCATTTTGTACGGATCGCTGTTGACAAATGGATAAAGCTGGTCAAACATTATCCAATAGACCAATTTGAAAATATTTTCTTAACCGCCGGCAATAAAAAAGAAGTGTCGGTTATCAGGCATCTGTTAGGCATCTTCAATGATTTGTTGGAGGATAGTTCCTCTTCAGCAAGGGCATTTGTGGAACAACAAGCCTCGTGCATACCTGGCTATTTGGAAAACCTAAAATTAACTGCGGAAAATGAGAAAAAGGGTATCAGGGAGATCTTACGATACCTTTTGCAAATCGACGGGAAGAAAGTGATCAGAGAAAAAAACTGGCACAAGAAGATAACAGCAGCCCTTACCCAAAAACTAACACGAGAATATGTAAATGACATTCTGATAGCTGAAATACTAGGTGCTGATAACAAATCAAATCTCGCCGAGCAATTATTGTCAGTTTGCATAAGCGATCTACAGCGCAGGGTACTGGATAAACCTAAGCCTCCCATTAGCTGGTCAAGACCTGTGCCTAAAAAAGCTGGTATCTATGGAGATGTTTGGGATATCCTGGCAGATTTTCTCAAATCTGCTACTGTACAAATTTTTAATTATCAGGCTATATTAGAAAAACGGAAGGAAATGGAGTATGCTATCGGAGATGTTGTTATTGACATTGAAATGGAAACCATCAGGAGGGGATCTCCTCATACACTCAGGCTTACTAAAACGCAATATGCATATGAAAGAGAGCTAGCTAAGTGGAAAGAGGATGTTGAAATATTAGAAAAAATAAAGTAA
- a CDS encoding AMP-dependent synthetase/ligase, whose translation MMHSRKDRLFDAIDYQLEKFPKEDMLAAKVNGTWTRYSTAFVREIADKFSAGLLQLGVSGNDGSAAGADKIAIISSNRPEWIFTDLAVQQTGAVLVPLYPTTSLPELEFILNDAEVKYLFIGNQELYDKINSIRPQLPYLKGIYTFDPLPDVSHWSAVTDMATPELLQKVQEVKAGISPRQLATIIYTSGTTGTPKGVMLSHHNIVSDAFMGKVSFPFYDDPAKKALSFLPLNHIFEKCVTYIYFYSGTSIYYAESLDTIADNLREVKPDGFTTVPRLLEKVYDKILATGNKLTGIKKTLFFWAVGLATRYDNVKSGGTWYNLQLALADKLIFSKWRAALGGRVDFIVTGGAACQEKLLRIFWAAKIPVYEGYGPTENSPVISVNTRKEVRFGTVGPVLEGLQVKLAEDGEICVKGDSVMVGYYKRPDLTAEVVKDGWLLTGDIGILQEGKYLKITDRKKELFKTSGGKYVAPQPIENKCKEDPFIEQMMVIGADRKFVSALIVPAFPYLKQWMQQQGIPFTSHEAAIKEPKVLEKYQEVIEGYNSGFNHVEQVRKLALLPDEWSVEGGEMTPKMSLKRKVVLEKYKEVIEGIYNVKSNAN comes from the coding sequence ATGATGCATTCACGTAAGGATAGGCTGTTCGATGCCATAGATTATCAACTCGAAAAGTTCCCTAAAGAAGACATGCTCGCGGCCAAGGTGAATGGCACCTGGACCCGCTACAGCACTGCTTTCGTAAGAGAAATCGCCGATAAATTCAGTGCCGGGTTACTGCAACTGGGCGTTAGTGGTAACGACGGTTCCGCTGCCGGAGCCGACAAAATTGCCATTATCAGCTCGAACCGACCAGAATGGATCTTTACCGATCTGGCCGTTCAGCAAACCGGGGCGGTCCTCGTACCGCTTTATCCCACTACCAGCCTCCCGGAACTGGAATTTATCCTCAATGATGCCGAAGTGAAGTACCTCTTCATCGGCAATCAGGAATTGTATGACAAGATCAACAGCATACGACCGCAGTTGCCGTACCTGAAAGGGATCTACACCTTTGACCCCCTTCCTGATGTGTCGCATTGGTCGGCAGTCACAGACATGGCGACGCCAGAACTGCTGCAAAAAGTGCAGGAGGTAAAAGCAGGAATATCGCCCCGGCAGCTGGCTACTATCATCTATACGTCGGGTACCACCGGTACGCCAAAAGGGGTGATGCTCAGTCATCACAATATTGTGAGTGATGCCTTCATGGGCAAGGTCTCATTCCCTTTCTATGACGATCCTGCTAAAAAAGCGCTCAGCTTCCTTCCGCTGAACCATATTTTCGAGAAATGCGTCACCTATATCTACTTCTACAGTGGCACCAGCATTTACTACGCTGAAAGTCTGGATACCATTGCCGATAACCTGCGGGAAGTAAAACCCGATGGATTTACCACCGTACCCCGCCTGCTGGAAAAGGTATACGATAAGATCCTTGCCACCGGCAATAAACTGACCGGTATCAAAAAGACCTTATTCTTCTGGGCAGTAGGCCTCGCTACCCGCTATGACAACGTAAAAAGCGGAGGGACCTGGTACAATCTGCAACTCGCGCTGGCCGATAAACTCATTTTTAGTAAATGGAGAGCAGCCCTTGGTGGCAGGGTGGATTTCATTGTAACAGGTGGTGCCGCCTGCCAGGAAAAATTACTCCGCATCTTCTGGGCCGCTAAAATACCCGTATACGAAGGTTATGGCCCTACCGAGAATAGTCCTGTGATCAGTGTAAATACCCGGAAAGAGGTCAGATTTGGCACCGTAGGACCCGTTTTAGAGGGCCTTCAGGTAAAGCTGGCTGAAGATGGGGAAATATGCGTTAAAGGCGATTCTGTGATGGTTGGATACTATAAGAGACCCGACCTGACAGCAGAGGTGGTAAAAGACGGCTGGCTACTCACCGGCGATATCGGTATCCTGCAGGAAGGAAAATACCTGAAGATCACCGACCGTAAAAAAGAACTGTTCAAGACAAGTGGGGGTAAATATGTAGCCCCTCAGCCGATAGAAAATAAATGTAAAGAGGATCCTTTCATTGAGCAGATGATGGTAATAGGGGCTGACAGGAAGTTTGTGAGTGCCCTGATCGTACCGGCATTTCCATATTTAAAACAATGGATGCAGCAGCAGGGAATTCCTTTTACAAGCCATGAAGCGGCTATTAAAGAGCCGAAAGTGTTGGAAAAATACCAGGAGGTGATTGAAGGATATAATTCCGGGTTCAACCATGTAGAGCAGGTAAGGAAACTGGCACTGTTGCCGGATGAGTGGAGTGTGGAAGGAGGGGAGATGACGCCGAAAATGAGTTTAAAGCGGAAAGTGGTGCTGGAAAAGTACAAGGAGGTGATTGAAGGTATTTACAATGTAAAAAGTAATGCTAATTAA
- a CDS encoding ATP-binding protein, protein MVRSEIGRLKIFEIGEKYYFEDLGLRNAIVCFNQGADIHKLMENAVYLFLIQQNYKVFVGTLGDKEIDFVVDKNGAKIYFQVCLTIMDESTANREFGNLLKIEDNYPKYVITLNDLLIGQDNNGIIQKNLMDFLTSEL, encoded by the coding sequence GTGGTAAGATCAGAAATTGGAAGACTGAAAATATTTGAAATCGGTGAGAAGTATTATTTTGAAGATCTGGGTCTGCGTAATGCAATTGTTTGTTTTAATCAAGGTGCCGATATTCATAAACTTATGGAGAATGCTGTTTACTTATTTTTAATACAGCAAAACTATAAAGTGTTTGTAGGAACGTTAGGTGATAAAGAGATAGATTTTGTTGTAGATAAAAATGGGGCTAAAATTTATTTTCAGGTTTGTCTTACTATTATGGATGAAAGTACTGCCAACAGGGAATTTGGGAATCTGTTAAAAATAGAAGACAATTATCCTAAGTATGTGATTACGTTGAATGATTTGTTAATTGGTCAGGATAATAATGGAATAATTCAAAAAAACCTGATGGATTTCTTAACAAGTGAGCTATAA
- a CDS encoding MaoC family dehydratase — MVIVNSFAEYQAFEGKEIGNSEWHKIDQEQINKFADATLDHQWIHCDEERAKREGPFKATIAHGYLTLSLIPYLWKQIADIRNVKMEINYGIESFKFGQAVLVNDEVQLNAKLKSIVDLRGVTKVVITATLNIKGKNKPAYVGDVVFLYHF, encoded by the coding sequence ATGGTAATCGTCAATAGTTTCGCAGAATATCAAGCATTTGAAGGTAAAGAAATTGGTAATTCTGAATGGCATAAAATAGACCAGGAACAGATCAATAAATTTGCCGATGCAACGCTTGATCATCAATGGATCCATTGCGATGAGGAAAGGGCAAAGAGAGAGGGGCCGTTTAAGGCGACGATTGCCCATGGTTATCTGACATTGTCATTGATCCCTTATTTGTGGAAGCAGATTGCGGATATCCGTAATGTGAAGATGGAGATTAACTACGGAATTGAGAGTTTTAAATTTGGCCAGGCGGTGTTGGTGAATGATGAGGTGCAGTTGAATGCGAAGCTGAAGTCAATCGTTGATTTGAGAGGGGTGACAAAGGTGGTAATTACGGCTACGTTGAATATTAAAGGGAAGAATAAGCCGGCTTATGTTGGGGATGTGGTGTTTTTGTACCATTTCTAA
- a CDS encoding sterol desaturase family protein, whose protein sequence is MMYNLLQYLLHLPVGLVWLIFLVENAMITCGVLLLGRYFYKGGYTAREWGICAITNILNTVVTYGGFWLWKQGGIKVSMEGSWRVLVDFVLLFVAMDLLMYVFHIVIHKTFLYKVVHQLHHEAVDPKPIDLFVLHPVETMGFGSLWLLLLVVYGFNIYAIIIYLVVNVIFGLAGHLGVEPLPAKVRQWPLVKYLGTSTFHHDHHRDIQHNFGFYTSVWDRLFNTYR, encoded by the coding sequence ATGATGTATAACTTACTACAATATTTGTTGCACCTGCCGGTTGGACTTGTGTGGCTCATTTTCCTTGTGGAAAATGCGATGATCACCTGTGGGGTGTTGTTATTAGGCCGGTACTTTTATAAAGGAGGATATACGGCAAGGGAGTGGGGGATTTGTGCGATTACCAATATCCTGAATACGGTGGTGACTTATGGAGGGTTTTGGTTGTGGAAGCAAGGCGGGATAAAGGTTAGTATGGAGGGATCGTGGCGGGTGTTGGTTGATTTTGTTTTATTGTTTGTGGCGATGGATTTGCTGATGTATGTTTTTCATATCGTTATTCACAAAACGTTTTTATATAAGGTGGTGCATCAGTTACATCATGAGGCGGTGGATCCGAAGCCTATAGATCTGTTTGTATTGCATCCGGTAGAGACGATGGGGTTTGGAAGTTTGTGGTTGTTGTTGCTGGTGGTGTATGGGTTTAATATTTATGCGATCATTATTTACCTGGTAGTGAATGTGATCTTTGGACTGGCGGGGCATCTGGGGGTGGAGCCATTACCTGCTAAGGTGCGGCAATGGCCGCTTGTTAAGTATTTAGGAACATCTACGTTTCATCATGATCATCACCGGGATATTCAGCATAATTTTGGTTTTTATACCAGTGTTTGGGATAGATTGTTTAATACATATAGATGA
- a CDS encoding transposase, whose amino-acid sequence MNKGRRKFNAAFKAKVAIEALKEQLTLAELAEKYDIHPTQITEWKKQLLSGSEDVFDQGKKAGSDASDHQEEKDELYKQIGQLKVEVDWLKKKSEQAFGKNWKDGFSK is encoded by the coding sequence ATGAACAAGGGAAGAAGAAAGTTCAATGCAGCGTTTAAAGCGAAAGTAGCTATCGAGGCCTTAAAGGAACAGCTGACCTTAGCAGAGCTGGCCGAGAAGTATGATATACATCCTACTCAGATAACAGAGTGGAAGAAGCAACTGCTATCAGGGTCAGAGGATGTGTTTGACCAGGGAAAGAAGGCAGGTAGCGATGCCTCAGATCATCAGGAAGAAAAAGACGAACTATATAAGCAAATCGGTCAACTCAAGGTAGAGGTCGACTGGTTGAAAAAAAAATCTGAGCAGGCATTTGGGAAGAACTGGAAAGATGGCTTTAGTAAATAA
- a CDS encoding AsmA family protein has translation MSFVQFKRTALRTLKIASITIVSILLLLFLLPVLFPTTISNKIKTWTNNTITGDLNFSKARLSFFNHFPSLTLTLYDFSLKGAAPFQQDTLIAANEVALGVNLASVFSSAVKIDEIYLTKGNIHIMVDSAGHPNYNVYQSAPATNPAKTDSGSASLKIARIQLEHCNIIYNDQSLPLYVKAQDVDYLGKGDLSKAQFDLYSHLQASSFDLSYGNTPYIQNKKLDGELITKVNTNSLDLVFEKNDLKINELPVQFKGKFGFLKNGYTMDFKLRSKESSLAAIFTALPHEYTTWLDHTHIEGAADVNASLIGEYIAETNTMPDLTFNVQIRNGMIANTKAPAPVKNLFLNFQSQLRHLNTDSLTVNIDSIFFNIDKDYFSAIMKLKGLTTPELHVKLNTDIDLEKWSKAVGLQSFEMKGRFQAHLLADGKYAKSVIYRGLRKQADTVISSIPTFSLQASFHNGMLKYGSLPKAVDNINFNIQASCPDSNYAHALFAIKNINANVLNNYIKGYFNLSNGASPLVDASLEGILHLEDVKQFYPLDSTSLAGDLHFNIVTKGSYLPVKRLFPVTTATLIMNNGIVHTKYYPSPLEKINIDASITNTTGTFKSLAVNLKPVSFEFEGQAFVLKADLNNFDNLRYDINSNGSIDLGKIYKVFAQQGYDVKGLIKTNLSLRGTQSDAMAGRYNKLYNKGTLIVKDITLSSELFPLPFYISNGVFRFDQDKMWFDQFNAHYGKSAIRLDGYLSNVIGYAMQKDQVLHGNFDLKSDYILVDELMVYGGNTSPEASANTSASSSHSGVVMVPANLSLTLNANATRILFNGININDFHGQLVIDSNYLQLNKTGFTLIGAPVEMDARYTSLSPKKASFDYRISAQEFDIQRAYKEIKIFHDMATSAGSASGIVGLEYHLSGRLDENMNPVYPSLKGEGVLSVKKVKMKGFRLFNAVSSATGKEDVRDPDLSKINIKSKINNNIITVERTKMRVAGFRPRFEGQVSFDGRLNLKGRLGLPPFGILGIPFSVTGTQSNPKVKLKRGSEQDKLEETEDADDGEGEKK, from the coding sequence ATGAGCTTCGTCCAATTCAAAAGAACAGCATTAAGAACACTGAAGATTGCTTCCATCACTATTGTATCAATTTTATTACTGTTATTTCTCCTCCCCGTCCTCTTTCCTACCACTATTTCCAATAAGATCAAGACGTGGACCAATAACACTATCACAGGTGATCTCAACTTCTCAAAAGCAAGGCTCTCTTTCTTCAATCACTTTCCATCCCTTACCTTAACACTCTATGATTTCAGTCTGAAAGGAGCCGCCCCTTTCCAGCAGGATACGCTCATCGCTGCTAACGAGGTCGCCCTCGGTGTCAACCTGGCCAGCGTGTTTTCCAGTGCCGTCAAAATCGATGAGATCTACCTTACCAAAGGAAATATCCATATCATGGTAGATTCCGCAGGCCATCCCAACTATAACGTATATCAATCCGCCCCCGCCACCAACCCGGCTAAAACTGACAGTGGCAGCGCGTCTCTGAAAATAGCGAGGATCCAGCTGGAACATTGTAACATCATCTACAACGACCAATCCCTCCCCCTCTACGTCAAAGCCCAGGATGTGGATTACCTGGGTAAAGGTGATCTCAGCAAGGCACAGTTTGACCTCTATTCTCACTTGCAGGCCTCCTCTTTCGACCTTTCCTATGGCAATACCCCCTACATCCAGAACAAAAAACTGGACGGAGAACTCATTACTAAGGTTAATACCAACTCACTGGACCTGGTGTTCGAAAAGAACGATCTGAAAATAAATGAACTCCCGGTCCAATTCAAAGGAAAATTCGGTTTCCTGAAAAATGGCTATACCATGGATTTCAAACTCCGCTCAAAAGAATCCAGCCTGGCAGCGATTTTCACTGCATTACCACATGAATATACCACCTGGCTGGATCATACACATATCGAAGGAGCTGCGGATGTAAACGCCTCCCTGATTGGTGAATACATTGCGGAAACGAACACCATGCCCGACCTGACTTTTAATGTGCAGATCAGGAACGGTATGATCGCCAATACCAAAGCACCTGCCCCGGTCAAAAACCTGTTCCTCAATTTTCAGTCACAGCTTCGGCATTTGAATACCGATAGCCTGACCGTCAATATCGACTCCATTTTCTTTAATATAGACAAGGATTATTTTAGTGCAATCATGAAACTAAAAGGTCTAACCACTCCGGAGCTACATGTAAAACTCAATACCGATATAGACCTTGAAAAATGGAGCAAAGCCGTGGGCCTTCAATCTTTCGAAATGAAAGGCCGCTTCCAGGCACACCTGCTGGCAGATGGTAAGTATGCGAAATCGGTCATCTACCGCGGCTTGCGGAAACAGGCCGATACTGTCATTAGCAGCATTCCCACATTCAGTCTGCAGGCATCTTTCCATAATGGCATGTTGAAATATGGTTCCCTGCCAAAGGCGGTGGACAACATCAATTTTAACATCCAGGCTTCCTGCCCTGATAGTAATTATGCACATGCCTTGTTTGCAATCAAAAACATCAATGCAAATGTGCTGAATAACTACATCAAAGGTTATTTCAATTTGAGCAATGGCGCCAGTCCCCTGGTAGATGCCAGCCTGGAAGGAATCCTTCACCTGGAAGATGTTAAGCAATTCTACCCCCTGGATAGTACATCCCTGGCTGGTGACCTGCATTTCAACATTGTGACGAAAGGCAGCTATCTACCTGTTAAGCGCTTATTCCCTGTTACTACAGCTACACTCATCATGAATAACGGCATTGTGCATACAAAGTATTATCCCAGTCCGCTGGAGAAGATCAATATCGATGCTTCCATTACCAATACCACTGGCACTTTCAAATCACTGGCCGTGAATCTCAAACCGGTGTCGTTTGAATTCGAAGGACAAGCTTTTGTGTTGAAAGCAGATCTGAATAATTTCGATAACCTGCGTTATGATATCAACTCTAATGGGAGTATAGATTTAGGAAAAATATACAAAGTATTTGCGCAACAAGGTTATGATGTAAAAGGGCTGATTAAGACCAACCTGTCACTGCGCGGTACCCAAAGCGATGCGATGGCGGGGCGTTATAATAAGCTGTACAATAAAGGCACACTGATAGTAAAAGATATCACCCTTTCATCAGAACTGTTCCCTTTGCCATTTTATATTTCTAATGGTGTGTTCCGTTTTGATCAGGATAAAATGTGGTTCGATCAGTTCAATGCGCATTATGGTAAGTCAGCTATCAGACTGGATGGGTATTTGAGTAATGTGATTGGTTATGCTATGCAAAAGGACCAGGTATTACACGGCAATTTTGATCTGAAAAGCGATTATATACTTGTAGATGAGCTGATGGTATATGGGGGCAACACCTCCCCCGAGGCAAGCGCTAATACTTCCGCATCCTCCTCCCATTCCGGCGTAGTTATGGTACCTGCAAATCTGTCACTGACCCTGAATGCCAACGCAACGCGTATCCTTTTCAACGGCATCAACATCAACGATTTTCACGGCCAGCTGGTAATTGACAGCAACTACCTTCAGCTAAATAAAACCGGATTTACCCTGATCGGCGCGCCAGTAGAAATGGATGCAAGGTATACCAGCCTCAGTCCGAAGAAGGCTAGCTTTGATTACAGGATCAGCGCACAGGAATTTGATATACAGCGGGCTTATAAAGAGATAAAGATCTTCCATGACATGGCTACCTCCGCAGGCAGCGCAAGTGGCATCGTGGGCCTGGAATACCATTTAAGCGGCAGACTGGATGAAAATATGAACCCGGTTTATCCCTCACTGAAAGGAGAAGGTGTGTTGTCTGTGAAGAAAGTAAAGATGAAAGGCTTCCGCTTGTTCAATGCTGTCAGCAGCGCAACAGGTAAGGAAGATGTAAGAGATCCGGACCTTTCTAAGATCAATATCAAATCAAAGATCAATAATAATATCATTACTGTCGAGCGCACAAAGATGCGCGTAGCCGGCTTCCGCCCTAGATTTGAAGGACAGGTGAGTTTTGATGGCAGGCTGAACCTCAAAGGCAGGTTGGGATTGCCCCCATTTGGCATCCTGGGAATTCCGTTTAGTGTCACGGGTACACAAAGTAACCCTAAAGTGAAACTTAAAAGAGGAAGCGAGCAGGATAAACTGGAAGAAACAGAAGATGCGGATGACGGGGAAGGGGAAAAAAAATGA